The genomic DNA CATTAGAGATCTCATCCAAAATTTTTTATATCATAGACATGATGTAATTATTCGTCGTACCAAATATGAATTAAAAAAATGTAAAGATCGTATTCATATTTTAAAAGGATTTTTAAAAATATTGAATAGTTTAAATAACATGATTCAATTCATAAAAAATTCAAAAAATAGAAATGATGCTACTAAAAAACTAATAACAGAGTTTAATTTATCAGAACATCAATCAAAATCTATTTTAGATTTACGTTTACAAAGTCTTACTTCTATGGAACAAAATAAAATAAAAGAAGAACATGATGAATTAATAAAAAAAAATTTTTTTTTAGAAAATGTTTTATTTAAATATTCTGTTAGAACAGATATTATAAAAAAAGAACTTTTAGAAATAAAAAGAAAATATTCTGATTCACGTAGAACACAAATTGATTATTCCGGTAATGAAGGAAAAATTAATATAGAGGATCTCATTGAAAATAAACAGGTTGTTCTTACTATATCTCATGCAGGATACATAAAAAGAACTTCTTTATCAGAATATAAACGTCAGGGAAGAGGAGGTGTAGGAAATAGAGGTGCTATTGCAAGAGAATCAGATTTTTTTAAACATTTATTAGTAGCGACTAATCATCAATATTTACTTTTATTCACAAAAAAAGGAAAATGTTTTTGGTTAAGAGTATATGAAATACCAGAAGGATCAAAAATATCTAAAGGTAGAGCAATACAGAATATTATTGATCTTAAAAAAGATGATAAAGTTAATGCTTATGTTTTAGTAAATAATCTCACTGATAAAAAATATATTAAGAATCATTATGTTATGATGGTTACTAAAAATGGAATTGTGAAAAAAACTTCTTTGTACCATTATTCTAGACCTAGAAAATATGGAATAAATGCAATCATTATTAGAAAAGATGATTCTTTATTAAAGGCTGTTTTAACAAAAGGAGATAGCCATGTATTTGTAGCATTACAAAGTGGTAGAATTATTCGTTTTTCCGAAAAAAATGTTCGTCCTACTGGTAGAAATTCATTTGGAGTTATAGGAATTACTTGTTCAATTGAAAAAGATGAAGTTATTGGTATGATATGTGTAGAAAATATTATAATAAAAATGGGGTATTTATTAGTTGTTTCTAAAAATGGTTTTGGTAAAAGATCTAAAATAGAGGATTATCGATTAACTAATCGTGGAGGAAAAGGTGTAAAAACTATAAATACTACAAAAAAAGTAGGTTGTTTAATTTCTATTAAATATGTAAAAGAAGAAGATGATTTAATGATTATTAAAAAATCAGGTATTATAATACGAATTTCAATTTCAGATATTAGGGTAATGGGAAGAAATACACAAGGAGTTAGATTAATAAATCTAAAAAATAATGATGCTATAGCAGATGTAGCAAAAATCTACTCAAAGGTTATATCATAAATAAAGTGATTTTTTCATAATTTTTAATTATTAAATAATTTACAAATTTTATATGAAAAAAAAGCCAATTATATTGGTAACAAACGACGATAGCATAAATGCACCTGGAATTAGAGCTCTTATTCATATGATGAATACTTTGGGAGAAGTATATGTTGTTGCACCTGATCAACAAAAATCAGGAATATCTCACGCAATAACTATGGATACCGTTTTATATTGCAATTCAATAAAAATTGATAACGGTATACAAAAAGAATGGAAATGTTCAGGTACTCCCGTTGATTGTGTTAAAATAGCTATAAATGATATTCTTCCTAAAAAACCTGATATTTGTGTATCAGGTATTAACCATGGATCAAATTCGTCTATAAATATTGTATATTCTGGTACAATGTCTGCCGTAATTGAGGCTAGTATAGAAGGTATTCCATCCATTGGATTTTCTTTATTAGATGTCAAATGGAATGCTGATTTTTATTCATCAAAAGAATATATATGTAGAATCGTTAAAAAAGTTCTTAAAAATTCTGTTTCAGATCATATAATTAGTCTTAATGTTAATATTCCAAAATTAAAAAAAAATCAAATAAGAGGAATAAAAATATGTAAGCAATCTAAATCTAGATGGAAAGAAAGTTTTGAAAAACGTTATACTCCATCAGGAAAACATTATTACTGGTTATTTGGAAATTTTATCAAAAATGAAAAAATAGTAAATACTGATGAATGGGCATTAAAAAATGGATATATATCGATTGTTCCTGTTCATTTTGATTTTACAAACTATTCTTTACTAAATACGTTAAATTCTTGGACCTTTGTTTACCTATTTTTTTATTTTTTTTTATTTAATTAATTAATATAATAATGTGTCATTATTAAAAAATAATTTAAACCCAAATAAAATACAAGATTTTCTTGGTCAACATAATATTATAGAACCTTTAAATATTTTTATTAAAGCTGCCAAAAATAGAAATGAAGCTTTAGATCATATTTTATTCCATGGACCTCCAGGTTTAGGAAAAACAACTTTAGCTCATATAGTTGCAAAAGAGTTATCTGTAAATATTACTATTACATCTGGATCGATTTTAGATAAACCTGGGGATTTAGCTGGATTACTAATTCATTTAAAAAAAAAAGATGTAATTTTTATTGATGAAATTCATAGATTATCTCCTTTAGTTGAGGAATATTTATATTCTGCAATGGAAAATTATAAAATAGATGTAATTATTGATTCTGGATCTAACGCAAGATCTGTACAAATAGATTTATCTCCATTTACTTTGATAGGTGCTACTACTAGATATGGTTTAATTACTTCTCCAATGAGGTCTAGATTTGGGATAAATTTTCGTATGAATTATTACGATAAAAATATATTAAAACATATAATATTTCATAATGCAAAAATATTAAAAATCCCCATTACAGAAGAAGCCTTGTGTGAAATTTCCAATAGAAGCAGGGGAACACCTCGTGTTGCTAATTCATTACTTCGTAGAATAAGAGATTTTGCTCAAATAAAAGGTAATGGAATTATTGACTATAATATATGTAATATAGGATTAAAAGCACTTAATGTTGATCAAGATGGATTAGACGAAATAGATAATAGAATTTTATTATTTATTGTTAATAATTTTAAAGGAGGACCAGTAGGTATTAATTCTATAGCATCAGGAATAAATGAAAATCCGGATACAATAGAAGAAGTACATGAACCATTTCTTATTAAAGAAGGATATTTAATAAGAACTCCTAGAGGACGTAGAGTTACAGATTTAGCATATGAACATATAAATAATGAATCATAAAAATGATATAATAAATATATTTTTATGAGTAAATATTAAGATATATTAAAAATAACTTATAATTTTAACTATAAATATTAAAATATTTATATGTCATGCCTTCAAATGTTATTGTAGGACTCCAATGGGGCGATGAAGGAAAGGGAAAAATTACAGATTTTCTTTCCAAAAATTCTGATTATGTTGTTCGTTATCAGGGTGGAAATAATTCGGGTCATTCTATTCATATTAAAAATAATTATTTTATTCTTCATTTAATTCCATCTGGAGTTATTTATCCTCATGTAAAATGTATAATTGGCCCTGGGATGGTTATAGATCCTAAATCTTTAATAAAAGAATTAACGAATTTAAAATCAATGGGCATTAATATTAACAATGTATTTATATCCAAAAGATCTCACATAGTTATGCCTTATCATATACTTTTAGATAAATATAAAGAAGAATATTTAGGAAAAAATTTTATTGGAACTACTCATAAAGGAATTGGTCCAGCTTATGAGGATAAAATATCAAGAATTGGGATTCGTATACTAGATTTATTTTATCCAGATATTTTTTATGAAAAATTAAAAAATAATGTAGAATTTAAAAATACAATTTTTAAAAAAATTTATAAAAAACCAATCATTTCATTTAAACCGATTTATAAAGAATATATGAATTATGCAAAAATTCTTTATCATAGATTTATAGATGCAGTAAATGAAATTCATTATGCTTTTCATGAAAATAAAAAAATCTTATTTGAAGGAGCTCAAGCTATGTTACTTGATATAGATTATGGAACATATCCTTTTGTTACTACATCTTCTTCAACTACAGGTGGAGTATGTGTAGGGACTGGTATACCTCCCATTGGATTGGACAATTTTTTTGGAGTAACAAAGTCATATTGTACACGAGTTGGGAATGGCCCATTTCCAACAGAAATGGTTAATCATAAATTATTACATGATATAAGAAGTAAAGGTAATGAATATGGTTCTACCACAAAACGTCCTAGACGTTGCGGATGGTTAGATTTAGTAGCTCTTAAATATTCTTGTAGAATAAATGGTATAAACTATTTAATAATAACAAAAATAGATGTGTTAAGTGAATTAACATTAATAAAAATATGTGTGAAATATAATATTAATGGAAAAAATGTAGATGATTTTCCACCTGATATAGGAAATAAAAAAATAAATTGTATTTGGAAAAAATTTAAGGGGTGGAATCAAAATATTTCTCATATTAAAGAATATGAAATGTTACCAATAAATTGTAAAAATTATATTAATTTTATTGAAAAATATCTAAAATTAAAAATTATATTAATATCTATTGGGTCAGAAAGAAATCAAAATATAATTAAATATAAACGTTTATTTTATAAAATTTTTCCAAGTGAAAAAATATGAAAATCCATTAGTAGAAAAATATGGAAGTAAAGAAATGATATATAATTTTTCTCCAGAAAAAAAAATTATAATATGGAGAAAATTATGGTTAAATTTAGCTAAAACACAAAAAGAATTAGGATTAAATATAAGTAGTAAACAAATAAATGATTTAGAAAATCATTTATATGATATTGACTGGAGTAGAATTAATTTTTATGAAAGAAAACTACACCATGATGTAATGGCTAATTTATATGCTTTTGGTGAAAAAGCTATAGTAGCTAAACCAATTTTACATTTAGGAGTAACAAGTGCATTTTTAGGAGATAATACTGATATTATACTCATTAAAAATGGATTAAAAATATTATTAAAAAAATTGATTAATATAATATTTCGTTTAAGAAATTTTACTATAGAATATCATAAAATACCAACTTTAGCGTATACTCATTATCAACCTGCACAATTAACTACTGTAGGTAAACGTTCTGCATTATGGATGCAAAGTATAATTTTTGATATTGAAGAATTAGAATTTAGACTAGAAAATCTACCATTTAGAGGAGTAAAAGGAACAGTAGGTACTGCTGCTAGTTTTAAAGATTTATTTAATGGAAATTTGAATAAATTAAAAATTTTAGAAAAAAAATTATCAAATAAATTTGGATTTAAAAATATATGTCCGATAACTGGACAAACTTATGATAGAAAAATAGATGCTCAAATATTAAATTTATTATCTAATATATCTCAATCATCCCATAAATTTAGTAATGACATACGTTTATTACAGAATTTAAAAGAAATTGAAGAACCTTTTGATGAAGATCAAGTTGGATCTAGTGCAATGGCTTATAAAAGAAATCCAATTCTTAGTGAAAGAATCTCTTCTATATCAAAATATGTAATATCGATTTCTAATAGTTCAGCAACAGTTGCAGCAAATCAATGGTTAGAACGAACTTTAGATGATTCAGCTAATAGAAGAATAGTAATTAGTCAATCGTTTTTATCCGTAGATGCAATTTTGATAATATGGAACTATATTTTAGAAAAAATTACTGTATATCCTAAAATGATTGAAAAAAATATTAATAAAGAATTACCGTTTTTAATAACAGAATCTATTATAATAAAATGTGTTAAGAAAGGATGTGATAGACAAGAAATATACAATAGAATAAGAGAACATTCTATGAAAACATGTTTAGATATAAAATTAAAAGGTTTAAAAAATAATTTTATTGATAGAATTTTAAAAGATAAAGAAATTCCAATTTGTAAAAATGAAATAGATAAATTGATTGATTCTAAAAATTTTATAGGATTTTCTCCAGAACAATCATTAGAATTTGTGGAAAAAAAAATTAATCCTATATTAGAAAAATATTATAATCTTATTGATTTCGATACATCATCTGTTATATAACATATAATTTTAGATTTTAAAATAAAAATGATTTTTTTATCAAAAAAAGAACATTTTAGAATTTATATAAAAAAAAAATCAATATTTGATATAGATTCTTTTTTATTATTTAATAAATTAAAAAAGTTAAATATACCATTAAATAAAATTATTATATATCATGTATACGATTTTTTTAAGATCAATAGGAAATTGCTTATTGAATTTTTAAGTAAAATACTTTTAGATCCTGTAACAGATATCATGTATTTAAAAAAAAATTTTAAAAATCCATTTTTTGAATGTTATTTAAACAATAGTGATAATCGCGATAATGCAGCTATCCAGTGTATAAAAATATTAAATCCATACGATTCTAAAAATATATCTATAAAATCTAAATTATTAATAGAATTTATAGGTATTAATAAAAATAATGAAATTAAGTATATACAAAAAATAAAAAATTTCATAGAAAATGATTATTCTTATATTTTATTAAAAAATGAAGAAATAAAAAAAATAAGAAAATTCGGTATAAGTATCAACAATTTTATTAATTGTAATCATAATAAATTAAGGAACATATGTCGTGATTTAAACTTATCAATGGATTTAAAAGATTTATTGTTCATTAAAAAATATTTTCATAAAGAAAAAAGAAATCCTACAGAAGAAGAATTAAAAATATTAGATACTTATTGGTCTGATCACTGTCGACATATAACATTTTTTACACAATTAGAAAAAATTTCGTTTAATGGAATATTAAAAAAAACATATAAAAGTATATTTAATAAATATATGAATGATAGAAAAATAGTAGGAAGTTCATATAAACCTATAAATTTAATGGATTTAACTCGATTACCATGCAAAATTTTTGTTAAAAAACAAAAAAAAAATATTACTTATTGTGATGAAAATAATGCATGTATTATGATGATAGATGTTTTTTTTACAAATAAAAAAAAAGTAGAAAAATGGTATTTATGTTTCAAAAACGAAACTCATAATCATCCTACAGAAATAGATCCATTTAATGGAGCTTATACTTGCATAGGTGGAGCAATTAGAGATCCTTTATCTATAAGATCATTTGTATACCAAGGATTAAGATTAAGTGGAATTGCAGATCCAAAATGTTCAAAGATGGTTGATGGAAAATTACCCCAAAATAAAATTTGTATAGAATCTGCTAATGGTTTTAGTTCTTATGGAAATCAAATAGGATTATCAACTACTCATGTTAATGAAATTTATCATGAAGGTTATAGAGCAAAAAAAATGGAAGTAGGAATGACAATTGGAGCCGTACCAGTTAATTTTATTAAATGGGAAAAACCTATAAATGGAGATATTATATTATTAATAGGAGGAATTACAAAAAAAGAAGGAATAGGAGATGCTAATAATTCGTCAAAAATTATTAATAATTACAAAAATATTAGAAAAAAACGAATGGGAGATCCCATAATAGAAAGAAAAATTCAAAGACTTTTTAGAAAAAAAGAAATTACTTTTTTAATAAAAAAATGTAATGATCTTGGTGCTGGAGGAATATCTGTCGCTCTATGTGAAATACATGATAGTGTAGAAATATATTTAGATAAAATTCCAATAAAAAAAAATAATAATCTATATCCTATAGATATTGCACTTTCTGAATCACAAGAAAGAATGGTGGTTGTTATAGCTCCTATAAATCTAAAAAAATTTATTAAATTATCCAGAGAAGAAAATTTAATAGCTACCCCTATAGCTAAAATAACAAAAAATAAACGAATTATTTTTTTATACAAAAAAAAGGAAATATTTAATATTAAAAAATCATTTTTAAATACAGGAGGATACAAAAGAAAAAATAAAGTTATTGTAGAATCTCCTAAATCTATTTCTCCTTTTTATAAATCAAAAAAATATATTTTCAATAAAACAAATTTTTTACAATTTCTTTCTAAATTAAATATTGCTTCTCAATTAGATATAATAGAACTATTTGATAGTACAGTAGGGGGGACTACAGTCTTGATGCCATTTGGTGGAAAATATCAAATGACTCCTTCTGAAGGAAGTGTACAAAAAATACCTGTATTGGATGGTAGTACGACTACTGTTAGTATAGCATGTTGGGGGTTTCATCCTGAAATATCTACATGGAGTCCATTTCATGGAGGATCTTATGCTATATTAGAATGTATTTCTAAAATTGTTGCAATAGGTGGTAATTATAAAAATACTTATCTCAGTTTTCAAGAATATTATCAAAAATTAGGTAAAAATCCAATAAATTGGGGAAAACCTTTCTCATCATTATTAGGTGCATATCATGCTCAAATGTCTTTAGGAATAGTATGTATTGGTGGAAAAGATTCTATGTCTGGAACATATAAGAATAAACATGTACCTCCTACTTTAATATCTTTTGGAGTAACTACGGAATCAGATTCTAATATTATTTCTCCAGAATTTAAAAAAATAGGAAATAAAATATACTTGTATCATCATGTTCCTTTGGCAAATGAAATGCCTAACTTTGATTCGATTAAAAATGCATATAATCAAATATATAATGGAATTATTAATAAAAAAATTATTTCTGTAAAAACTATTAAAGATGGAGGAATATCTATTG from Blattabacterium cuenoti includes the following:
- the gyrA gene encoding DNA gyrase subunit A, whose translation is MIEGEKLIPINIEDEMKSSYIDYSMSVIISRALPDVRDGLKPVHRRVLYGMYQLNIFSKSSYKKSARIVGEVLGKYHPHGDISVYDTMVRMAQKWISRYPLIDGQGNFGSLDSDPPAAMRYTEVKMKKISEEMLSDINKNTVNMKLNFDDSLEEPTVLPTRIPNLLINGSSGIAVGMATNIPPHNLKETIEAICAYIDSNNSLSIEKIIKYIKAPDFPTGGIIYGYNGVKNYFLTGRGRLIIRAKIHIEEIQGRKSIVVDEIPYQVNKSDMISKTIGLIKNGKIEELYQVRDESDRNGLRIVYVLKQNTNPEILLNKLFQYTSLQTYFNVNIIALVKGKPSQLNIRDLIQNFLYHRHDVIIRRTKYELKKCKDRIHILKGFLKILNSLNNMIQFIKNSKNRNDATKKLITEFNLSEHQSKSILDLRLQSLTSMEQNKIKEEHDELIKKNFFLENVLFKYSVRTDIIKKELLEIKRKYSDSRRTQIDYSGNEGKINIEDLIENKQVVLTISHAGYIKRTSLSEYKRQGRGGVGNRGAIARESDFFKHLLVATNHQYLLLFTKKGKCFWLRVYEIPEGSKISKGRAIQNIIDLKKDDKVNAYVLVNNLTDKKYIKNHYVMMVTKNGIVKKTSLYHYSRPRKYGINAIIIRKDDSLLKAVLTKGDSHVFVALQSGRIIRFSEKNVRPTGRNSFGVIGITCSIEKDEVIGMICVENIIIKMGYLLVVSKNGFGKRSKIEDYRLTNRGGKGVKTINTTKKVGCLISIKYVKEEDDLMIIKKSGIIIRISISDIRVMGRNTQGVRLINLKNNDAIADVAKIYSKVIS
- the surE gene encoding 5'/3'-nucleotidase SurE; the encoded protein is MKKKPIILVTNDDSINAPGIRALIHMMNTLGEVYVVAPDQQKSGISHAITMDTVLYCNSIKIDNGIQKEWKCSGTPVDCVKIAINDILPKKPDICVSGINHGSNSSINIVYSGTMSAVIEASIEGIPSIGFSLLDVKWNADFYSSKEYICRIVKKVLKNSVSDHIISLNVNIPKLKKNQIRGIKICKQSKSRWKESFEKRYTPSGKHYYWLFGNFIKNEKIVNTDEWALKNGYISIVPVHFDFTNYSLLNTLNSWTFVYLFFYFFLFN
- the ruvB gene encoding Holliday junction branch migration DNA helicase RuvB, with translation MSLLKNNLNPNKIQDFLGQHNIIEPLNIFIKAAKNRNEALDHILFHGPPGLGKTTLAHIVAKELSVNITITSGSILDKPGDLAGLLIHLKKKDVIFIDEIHRLSPLVEEYLYSAMENYKIDVIIDSGSNARSVQIDLSPFTLIGATTRYGLITSPMRSRFGINFRMNYYDKNILKHIIFHNAKILKIPITEEALCEISNRSRGTPRVANSLLRRIRDFAQIKGNGIIDYNICNIGLKALNVDQDGLDEIDNRILLFIVNNFKGGPVGINSIASGINENPDTIEEVHEPFLIKEGYLIRTPRGRRVTDLAYEHINNES
- a CDS encoding adenylosuccinate synthase, with product MPSNVIVGLQWGDEGKGKITDFLSKNSDYVVRYQGGNNSGHSIHIKNNYFILHLIPSGVIYPHVKCIIGPGMVIDPKSLIKELTNLKSMGININNVFISKRSHIVMPYHILLDKYKEEYLGKNFIGTTHKGIGPAYEDKISRIGIRILDLFYPDIFYEKLKNNVEFKNTIFKKIYKKPIISFKPIYKEYMNYAKILYHRFIDAVNEIHYAFHENKKILFEGAQAMLLDIDYGTYPFVTTSSSTTGGVCVGTGIPPIGLDNFFGVTKSYCTRVGNGPFPTEMVNHKLLHDIRSKGNEYGSTTKRPRRCGWLDLVALKYSCRINGINYLIITKIDVLSELTLIKICVKYNINGKNVDDFPPDIGNKKINCIWKKFKGWNQNISHIKEYEMLPINCKNYINFIEKYLKLKIILISIGSERNQNIIKYKRLFYKIFPSEKI
- the purB gene encoding adenylosuccinate lyase, whose product is MKKYENPLVEKYGSKEMIYNFSPEKKIIIWRKLWLNLAKTQKELGLNISSKQINDLENHLYDIDWSRINFYERKLHHDVMANLYAFGEKAIVAKPILHLGVTSAFLGDNTDIILIKNGLKILLKKLINIIFRLRNFTIEYHKIPTLAYTHYQPAQLTTVGKRSALWMQSIIFDIEELEFRLENLPFRGVKGTVGTAASFKDLFNGNLNKLKILEKKLSNKFGFKNICPITGQTYDRKIDAQILNLLSNISQSSHKFSNDIRLLQNLKEIEEPFDEDQVGSSAMAYKRNPILSERISSISKYVISISNSSATVAANQWLERTLDDSANRRIVISQSFLSVDAILIIWNYILEKITVYPKMIEKNINKELPFLITESIIIKCVKKGCDRQEIYNRIREHSMKTCLDIKLKGLKNNFIDRILKDKEIPICKNEIDKLIDSKNFIGFSPEQSLEFVEKKINPILEKYYNLIDFDTSSVI
- a CDS encoding phosphoribosylformylglycinamidine synthase, giving the protein MIFLSKKEHFRIYIKKKSIFDIDSFLLFNKLKKLNIPLNKIIIYHVYDFFKINRKLLIEFLSKILLDPVTDIMYLKKNFKNPFFECYLNNSDNRDNAAIQCIKILNPYDSKNISIKSKLLIEFIGINKNNEIKYIQKIKNFIENDYSYILLKNEEIKKIRKFGISINNFINCNHNKLRNICRDLNLSMDLKDLLFIKKYFHKEKRNPTEEELKILDTYWSDHCRHITFFTQLEKISFNGILKKTYKSIFNKYMNDRKIVGSSYKPINLMDLTRLPCKIFVKKQKKNITYCDENNACIMMIDVFFTNKKKVEKWYLCFKNETHNHPTEIDPFNGAYTCIGGAIRDPLSIRSFVYQGLRLSGIADPKCSKMVDGKLPQNKICIESANGFSSYGNQIGLSTTHVNEIYHEGYRAKKMEVGMTIGAVPVNFIKWEKPINGDIILLIGGITKKEGIGDANNSSKIINNYKNIRKKRMGDPIIERKIQRLFRKKEITFLIKKCNDLGAGGISVALCEIHDSVEIYLDKIPIKKNNNLYPIDIALSESQERMVVVIAPINLKKFIKLSREENLIATPIAKITKNKRIIFLYKKKEIFNIKKSFLNTGGYKRKNKVIVESPKSISPFYKSKKYIFNKTNFLQFLSKLNIASQLDIIELFDSTVGGTTVLMPFGGKYQMTPSEGSVQKIPVLDGSTTTVSIACWGFHPEISTWSPFHGGSYAILECISKIVAIGGNYKNTYLSFQEYYQKLGKNPINWGKPFSSLLGAYHAQMSLGIVCIGGKDSMSGTYKNKHVPPTLISFGVTTESDSNIISPEFKKIGNKIYLYHHVPLANEMPNFDSIKNAYNQIYNGIINKKIISVKTIKDGGISIAIAKMSFGNQLGVEINYDKNLLETHIGSLIIESSSHLPKEFILIGKVTGSKYLKFNGISISINMSMKYWLSKLDRYQVLYKNINIKNHKTSKIYDLNILKSKKNNHHYNLKKIGYPNVFIPIFPGTNGEYESIRAFKNYGAKVNNFVFKNLDDNGIIESISYIRKIIKSVQIIMICGGFSAGDEPDGSAKFIISVLQNKYIKDSINNFLNKDGLILGICNGFQALIKSGLLPYGKICLRNRKSPSLVLNKVNKHISQCVHIKIISDSSPWLNGMKNKIYTFPISHGEGRFYAEKKICNFLFKKNQVAAQYVNINGEPSLEKKYNPNGSTDSIESLLSNNGKIYGRMTHPERIFDTGILKNIPHNKKDSIFMNAIKYFL